A stretch of the Sphingobacterium thalpophilum genome encodes the following:
- a CDS encoding plastocyanin/azurin family copper-binding protein: MKNLLFLLPAIIFTACNYSPDTKKVKKITGQMEDPVKQAPNNEEVEIIIHADDNMRFDKTEIGVAQGQHVKVILKHVGKATVDAMGHNLVILASGTDFNAFAHAAIDAEDNNYIPKAMEHAVIAKTGMIGGGETTVMEFVAPPTGSYDFLCSFPGHYLYMRGKLVVHR, from the coding sequence ATGAAGAACTTGTTATTCCTGCTACCAGCAATAATCTTTACAGCCTGTAACTATTCTCCAGATACGAAAAAAGTCAAAAAGATCACCGGCCAAATGGAAGATCCAGTAAAGCAGGCTCCAAACAATGAAGAAGTGGAAATCATCATTCATGCTGATGACAACATGCGTTTTGACAAAACGGAAATCGGTGTAGCACAAGGGCAGCATGTGAAGGTTATTCTTAAGCACGTGGGGAAAGCTACAGTCGACGCAATGGGGCATAACCTAGTCATTCTCGCAAGCGGAACAGATTTTAATGCATTCGCACATGCAGCAATAGACGCGGAAGACAATAATTATATCCCCAAGGCCATGGAACACGCCGTGATCGCCAAGACAGGCATGATCGGAGGCGGAGAGACGACCGTAATGGAATTTGTCGCTCCGCCAACAGGCTCGTATGATTTCCTTTGCTCATTCCCCGGCCATTACCTCTACATGCGAGGCAAGCTAGTCGTTCATCGATGA
- a CDS encoding heavy-metal-associated domain-containing protein: MKNIILSIPDMQSTHCQTRVSNVIQQLQNVRIEKLEAGFLTISPENDEIEAEVIAAIEEAGYKVDGGNGSKTSTCSTGCCG; encoded by the coding sequence ATGAAAAATATAATTTTAAGCATACCAGATATGCAAAGCACACATTGCCAGACCAGGGTCAGCAATGTAATTCAACAACTTCAGAACGTCAGGATCGAAAAGCTAGAAGCGGGCTTCCTTACTATTTCACCTGAAAACGACGAGATCGAAGCCGAAGTCATAGCTGCAATAGAAGAAGCTGGGTACAAAGTTGATGGTGGAAACGGTTCAAAAACATCTACCTGTTCAACCGGTTGCTGCGGATAA
- a CDS encoding flavin reductase family protein — MKKYIWRTRKLVRQTKDALTIYFDVGQHKIHYLPGQYLNIKLTIRSEIIIRPYSFCSVPSDPYPAITVKRVEGGVVSNYIVDNASIIEYWAIEGPFGNFVLDSHVIDQQPIVLLAGGSGISPLFAMLRSAYTKTSIPILFYSNKTPEDTIFFNELTDLEEARELQTYYSFTAPEYVPQKNNQLGGRFSVPILQSLIKKFVPTLKAHFYICGPMALMELYQNVLKNLRIPEKNIHFEHFHPAPQNAALQQTGDTIKDVLVRYYDQVCHNDKIVTFECTSLISVKPGESLLDALRGNNIKVSSTCNNGTCGSCWAVRTEGEVHMLRHDALTPLDLNSGVVLLCQSYPINDKVSVTLQ, encoded by the coding sequence ATGAAGAAATATATCTGGCGCACGCGCAAGCTTGTCAGACAGACAAAAGACGCACTAACCATCTACTTTGATGTTGGACAGCATAAGATACACTATCTGCCGGGGCAATATTTAAACATCAAACTGACCATAAGAAGTGAAATCATTATCCGCCCATATTCTTTCTGTTCAGTCCCGTCAGATCCCTACCCCGCCATTACCGTCAAACGGGTTGAAGGTGGCGTCGTGAGCAACTACATAGTAGATAACGCCTCCATCATTGAATATTGGGCCATCGAAGGGCCATTTGGAAATTTCGTTTTAGATAGCCATGTTATCGATCAGCAGCCTATTGTTCTGTTAGCGGGTGGAAGTGGCATTTCCCCACTATTTGCCATGTTGCGCAGCGCATATACTAAAACGAGTATTCCGATACTGTTTTACAGCAATAAAACGCCGGAGGATACCATTTTTTTCAATGAGCTTACGGATTTGGAGGAGGCACGAGAACTACAAACGTATTATTCTTTTACAGCGCCGGAATATGTTCCCCAAAAAAACAATCAGCTTGGCGGTAGATTTTCGGTACCCATTCTGCAATCACTCATCAAAAAATTTGTGCCAACACTTAAAGCACATTTCTATATATGCGGCCCAATGGCTTTAATGGAGTTATACCAGAATGTGCTCAAAAACCTCAGAATTCCTGAGAAAAATATCCATTTTGAGCACTTCCATCCAGCCCCTCAAAATGCGGCCTTACAACAAACAGGCGACACGATCAAAGATGTACTTGTACGATATTATGACCAAGTCTGTCATAATGATAAAATAGTTACTTTTGAATGTACTTCACTCATTTCCGTAAAACCCGGGGAGTCGCTATTAGATGCTCTTCGGGGAAATAACATCAAGGTATCCAGTACCTGCAACAACGGAACCTGCGGCTCCTGTTGGGCCGTTAGGACCGAAGGCGAGGTGCATATGTTACGCCATGACGCCCTAACGCCCCTAGACCTGAACTCAGGAGTTGTACTGCTCTGTCAAAGTTATCCTATCAACGACAAAGTATCTGTTACTTTACAGTAA
- a CDS encoding helix-turn-helix domain-containing protein has product MRTTTLLIKGMVCDRCTYVLEGEMVAMGFEVLEIRLGQVVINDIENVQKKMDKLKNMLQSNGFGLIYDKRQRMVNRIKELVEEGINLQVESGTPTKFTKLISDTFHKNYDSLSALFSSVEKITLEKYIIHRKIEKVKELLIYTDMSLTQIAYAMGYSSQAYLSNQLKKYTGLTSSHFKLLKQQLLPSVRAVI; this is encoded by the coding sequence ATGAGAACTACGACTCTATTAATAAAAGGAATGGTGTGCGACAGATGTACCTATGTTCTTGAGGGAGAAATGGTGGCCATGGGATTCGAAGTGTTGGAAATCAGATTGGGACAGGTTGTTATAAACGACATCGAAAATGTGCAGAAAAAAATGGACAAGCTAAAAAACATGCTGCAAAGCAATGGTTTTGGCCTCATTTACGACAAGCGACAGCGGATGGTCAATCGGATAAAAGAACTTGTAGAGGAAGGCATCAATTTACAGGTAGAGAGTGGAACTCCGACTAAATTCACCAAACTGATCAGTGACACCTTTCACAAGAATTACGACAGTCTAAGCGCGTTATTTTCTTCCGTTGAAAAAATCACACTGGAGAAATATATCATTCATCGCAAAATTGAAAAAGTGAAAGAACTACTCATATACACGGATATGTCTTTGACGCAAATTGCATATGCCATGGGGTATAGCAGCCAGGCATACTTATCCAATCAGTTGAAAAAGTATACCGGCCTTACGTCCAGTCATTTTAAATTGTTAAAACAGCAACTGTTACCCAGTGTTAGGGCAGTTATTTAG